One window of Vicia villosa cultivar HV-30 ecotype Madison, WI unplaced genomic scaffold, Vvil1.0 ctg.000794F_1_1, whole genome shotgun sequence genomic DNA carries:
- the LOC131631227 gene encoding uncharacterized protein LOC131631227 gives MNSVARRISSLFRQSGYGTEPLTAQLQQSRGIRVQVYNGNLEGALALMQRKMTSSGIERMIKIEQRFHIKNSEKRVLAQKNLQRRLRSQDLARKLKAIMIKKVRGL, from the exons ATGAACTCAGTTGCGAGACGCATATCGAGCTTATTCAGGCAGTCAGGTTACGGAACTGAGCCTCTTACTGCTCAGCTTCAGCAAAGCAGAGGCATACGAGTGCAGGTGTATAATGGAAATCTGGAAGGGGCATTGGCATTGATGCAACGTAAGATGACATCGAGTGGGATCGAGAGGATGATAAAGATTGAACAGAGGTTTCATATAAAAAACTCAGAGAAGCGCGTGTTGGCACAAAAGAATTTGCAGCGTAGGCTTCGATCACAGGATCTTGCTAGGAAACTCAAGGCTATTATGATCAAGAAAGTCAG GGGTCTTTGA